GGAGCGCGAGCCAGGGCTCCGGCTCCCCGAAGAGGAGCGGGGAGCGGTGGCCCCCAAACACCTGGGCGCGCAGCGCCTCGCAGCGAAGCGCCTCCCGATAGGTCTGCACCATGGCCAGAGCGCCGGCGTCGAGCTCTCCCGCCACCGTGAGCTGGTTCAGCGCCCGGTCCCACTGCCCCAGGACGGCGAGCAACTGGAAGAGGAAGATGCGAAGCCTGGCGTTGCCGGGGTCGCCCCGCACCGCCCGCTGGAGCGCAGCCAGGGCTTCTCCGGGGTTTCCCTCCTTGAGGTGCTGCTCCGCAAGCATGGGGCGCTCTCTCCTGCTCGAGGGCGCCGGGCCGCCCCCTGGGGCGGAGCGACCCGGCTGCTCTCACACCTTCTCGTTTTTCGCGATGTCCCAGCCCATCTTCACGGCCGCGTCCCCGGAGCCGTCGGGCTTCTGGGGGACGTAGTCGCAGGAGAACTTGGCAAAGTTGAGCGTCACGTTCTCGGTCAGTCGGTCCTCCCCGCCGCTCCCGCCCGTGGAGACGGAGGTGACCATCACCTTCTCCATCTTGATCTTCAGGTACTCCAGGGGCTTCTCCCCCGCCTTGCGCACGGTTAGGAGCGCCTCCGGGTACTGCTTGCCGTTGCAGCACATGAGGAAGAGCACCGGAGAGGCCTTGTCTACCCATTTGGTAAAGGACAGGTCCTGCACACTCACCTTGCCGGCGCCCCCGCCCCCCCCTCCGTGAAACGTGCCCGACTGGGACATGCCCCAGCTCCAGGCGAGCACGTCGATCTCGTCCTTGTGCTTGGAGTCCTGGGACTCACCCTTGATGTCGCCGATCTTGATGAACATGTCCATCGCCATGGCCCTTCTCCTTTCCGCGACTGCTCGCGCTCCAGAACCGCACTTGCCGTTTCTGCCGGGGTGCGCCCCGGGGCCCCGGCGCCCCATTCACCCCCTATCCGCCCCCCTTGGCCGAGGGCAGCTTCGAGACGAGCCGCAGCGACACCGTGAGCCCTTCGAGCTGGTAATGGGGCCGCAGGTAGAACTTGGAGGTGTAGTAGCCGGGGTTGCCCTCCACCTCCTCCACCACCACCTCGGCGGACGCCAGGGGCTTCATGGCCTTGGTCTCCTCGCTGGAGTGGGCGGGGTCCCCGTCCACGTACTGGAGGATCCAGTCCTGGAGCCAGCGCTGCATCTCCTCGCGCTCCTTGAACGACCCGATCTTGTCCCGCACGATGCACTTCAAGTAGTGGGCAAACCGGCAGCTCGCGAAGAGATAGGGGAAGCGCGCCGCCAGGTTGGCGTTGGCCGTGGCGTCGGGGTCGCTGTACTCCGCGGGCTTCTGGAGGGACTGGGCGCCGATGAACGCGGCGAAGTCGGTGTTCTTCTTGTGCACCAGGGGCATGAAGCCGTTCTTGGCGAGCTCGGCCTCCCGCCGGTCGCTGATGGCGATCTCGGTGGGGCACTTCATGTCGACCCCCCCGTCGTCGGTGGGGAAGGTGTGGGTGGGCAGGCCCTCCACCGCCCCCCCCGACTCCACGCCCCGGATGCGGGAGCACCAGCCATAGAGCTTGAAGGCGCGGTTGATGTTCACGGCCATGGCGTAGGCCGCGTTGGCCCAGGTGTACTTGTCGTGGCGGGCGCCCTCCACGTCCTCCTCGAAGTCGAACTCCTCCACGGGGCTGGTGCGGGCGCCGTAGGGCAGCCGCGCCAGGAAGCGCGGCATGGCCAGGCCGATGTAGCGGGCGTCCTCCGACTCCCGCAGGGAACGCCACGCCGCGTACTCGGGCGTTTGGAAGATCTTGGTGAGGTCCCGCGGGTTGGCGAGCTCCTGCCAGGAGTCCATCTGCATCACCGTGGGCGCCGCCGCCGTAAGGAAGGGCGCGTGGGATGCCGCCGAGACCTGGGCGATCTGTCCCAGGAGCTCCACGTCGGGCGGGCTGTGGTCGAAGGTGTAGTCGCCCACGAGGCAGCCGAAGGGCTCGCCCCCGAACTGACCGTACTCCTCCTCGTAGAGCTTCTTGAACAGCGGGCTCTGGTCCCAGGCCGTGCCCTTGTACTTCTTGAGCGTCTTTCCGAGCTCCTTTTTCGAGATGTTCAGGACGCGGATCTTGAGCATCTCGTCGGTCTCGGTGTTGTTGACCAGGTAGTGGAGTCCCCGCCACGCACCCTCGAGCTGCTGGAAGTCCTCGTGGTGGAGGATGCGGTTGACCTGCTCGGTGAGCTTGCGGTCGATCTCGGCGATGATCGCCGAGATCGTCGTCAGGGCATCCTCGGAGACGAGCCGGGTCTGGGCCAGGGCCTGGGCCGCCAGGGTGCGCACCGCAGTTTCCACCGCTTCCCGGGCCTGGTCGGACTTGGGCTTGAACTCCTTCTGGAGCAGGGACGCAAACTCGCTCACCTCGGCAACCGCAGCGGCAGGCTGGGCTCCCGCCTGGGCCTGGGTCTTCTCCTCCGCCATGGCTCAGCCCTCCTCTTTCGCAGGTGCGTCGGTCTGGGGCTTGGGCGCCGACGCCAGCGCCTGGAGGAGCGCCGGGTCCTGGAGAACCTTCGCGATGAGCTCCTCGGCACCGGTCTTCCCGTCCATGTACGTCATGAGGTTCGAGAGCTGGGTGCGGGCCTGGAGGAGCTGGTTCAAGGCATCGACCTTGCGGGCCACGGCCGCGGGGGAGAAGTCGTCCATGCTCTCGAAAGTGATGTCCACGTTGAGGTTGCCCTCCCCCGTGAGGGTGTTGGGCACCTGGAACGCCACCCGGGGCTTCATGGCCTTGAGGCGCTCGTCGAAGTTGTCCACGTCGATCGAGAGCATCTTGCGGTCAGCCACGGGGGCGAGGGGCTCGGCGGGCTTGCCCGAGAGGTCGGCCAGCACCCCCATGACGAAGGGAAGCTGGATCTTCTTCTCGGCCCCGTAGAGCTCCACGTCGTACTCGATCTGGACCCGGGGCGCCCGGTTGCGGGCAATGAACTTCTGGCTGCTCATCTTGGCCAAGTCTCACCTCCTCCGGCGTGCGTGCCGCGCCTGCCCACTTCGTGTCACCTGCTTACTTCAAGTGCGTTTCCTGTCAACCCCCCTCCTCGGGGCCGCGGATCGTCTCCACCTGTGCGACGCCGTCGGGGGCGAGATCCCGAACGATCTCCAGGAAGCTCTTGGAGACCAGCCGCTGGGCCCTGCGGAGCAGGAGCGGCACAGGGCTCGAGGGCTCGTGGCGGGCGAAGTACTCGCAGACCCCGTCGAGCGCCCGCACCACGTCCTCGCGGGTCGCGATCTGGCCAGGAGCGGCAGGGGCGACGGCAGGCCGCGCCGCTGCCCCGGCAGGAGCCCCCTGGACGGCAGATCCCCCGTCGGCTGCCGCACCCCCGGAAACCCCGCGTTTGCCCAGCGCCTCGTCCACCACCTTGGCCCCGCTTCGCAGGAGTTCCCGAAGCTCCTCCAGGTCCGGCGCCTGCGCCGCTCCCACCTGCTCGGTCACCAGGGTCTCGATGCCGGTCACGCCCTCCAGGCAGCGTCCGAGTACCCGTGCCGTCTCCTGGAGCGCCCCGAGCTCGCACCCCCGGAAGGCGGCCTCCACGACGCCGGGGTCCGGGGGTGCTCCCGCCCCCGGCGGAAGCGCCAGGAGGCCGGTGGCCGCCTGCACGTCGCGCAGGCTGTACCGGCCCAGGGCGGGGGAGGCGACCAGGGGCGCCTCGCGCACCGCGCGCAGGGTCGCCTCGGGATCCCGCAGCGACGCGATACAGTTCACGCGCAGGGTCGGATCGTTGTCGTCCTCCGGGTCGAGCCGGGGGTGCAGCCCTTCCCAGTACCGTTCCACGAGCCCTTTCACTAGGTCCAGGCCGTCGGCAAGGCCCGCCAGGCCGTCGGTACGCGCCAGGGCCCGGGCGAGGTACACTGCCGCTCGCAGGTCCTTGCTCCAGCCCAGGAGAGCCGCCGCCTGCTTCTTCACGGCGCTCCAATCCGGCGCCTCGGCGGGAATGACCGTGTCGCCATACTGCTGCTCGGGTTTGCCTTGGGCGGCGCGTTCCAACTCGCCGAAGGCAGGGTCGTATTCCAGGTTCTCCCCGCAGGGGTCGGCCCCGGGCACCGGCTGCAGCAGCTCCTCCACGTCGATCGCGCTCATGGGAGATCCTCGGCTCCAGGTGTTCGGTCTTCCCGCGGGGCATCTCCTGCCTGGCTGCAAATAGAACACGCGTCCATCAACTGTCAATGGGTGGAAAAGGACCGGTGGGTCCTTCCCGCGGCTCGGCGACGAGGGGCCCCGTCAGCCTCCGTCCCGTCGCCTGCACCGTGCCGCCACCCGTGCCCAGACCGCCTCGTAGGACGCCACCATGCGGTCCACCGCGAAGCGCTCGAGAACCCGTGCCCTTCCCGCCTCGCCGTGGGTTCGGGCCGCTTCGGGCTGGGCTCGGTAGTGCTCCAGGGCGGCGGCCAGGGCGAGTGCGTCTCCCGGCGGCACCAGGGCTCCCGTGAGCCCGTCCTGCACGAGCTCCGGGTTTCCCCCCACCCGGGTCGCCACCACCGGCAGCCCCGCGGCCATCGCCTCGAGGATGGTGTTGGAGATCCCCTCGTTGCGGGAGGGCAGCACGAACACGTCCAGGACACGCAGGAGCTCGGGCACCTCCCGGCGGTCCCCCAGGAAGAGCACCCCCTCCCCCGCCTCCGACTCCAGGCGCGAGCGCTCGGGCCCGTCGCCCAACACGAGGAGGCGCGCGCCGACGTCGGCCGCATGCAGCCGGGAGAAGGCGCGAAACAAGGTGGCATGGTCCTTGATGGGGTCGAGCCGGCCCACCACCCCAAGGACGAAGGAGTTCGGGGCAATCCCCAGGGTCTCGCGCAAGGCCTGCCCTTCGGGCCCCGGCCGGTATCGCAGGGCGTCGATGCCGTTGTAGATCTGGGTAATGGGCCGGCGCACGCCCACCTCCCGGCGCAGCCAGCCCACCATGGCCTGGGAAACGCAGGTGTACTCCCGCACCCAGCGCTGCACGAAACGGCGCACCCGGAGCCTCCGGGGGCTCGAGCCCTCCGGGTCGTCCATGCCCCAGCCGTGCTCGCCGTGGACCACGTCTTGGAGGCCCGCCAGGCGCGCCGCAAGGACGCCGTCGATCCCGCTCCAGTTGCGGGTGTGGACCACGTCGGGGGCGAGCCGGCGCAGCACCCGGCTCAGGCGCCAGAGAAAGGCCGGCGAGTTGCCTGGCGGCTTCCCGAGCGCCACCACCGGAGTCGCCGGCGGCAGCAGGCGCTCCGACGCGCCGGACCCGGTCAGGCACACCACCGTGTGCGCGAACCCCGGCGAAGCGCCGCGCACCACCGTGGCGATGCCCTTCTCGAGGCCTCCGGTGCCGAAGGAGTAGAGGACGTGGGCGACGCGGACCGGTGCCGGCACGGGGTACCCCCCTACCCCCCCGGAGCCTGGACGAACCGCCGGTGCCACAGGTTGAGCATCATCACGACCCAGAGCTCCGTGGCGCGGTTGCGCAGCCCGCTCTGGTGCTCGCTCCAGAGCCGTTCCAGGTAGGTGCGGTCCAGGTAGTCCCGGGTGGCGCCGCCCTCCAACACGAGGTCTCGGCCGTACTCCCTGAGATCTCCCCGGAGCCACTCCAGGATCGGCACCCCGAAGCCCATCTTCTTGCGATACAGGATGTCGTCGGGCAGGTAGCGCTTGAGGGCCTTCTTGAAGATGTGCTTTCCCTCCAGGCCCACGAGCTTCAGGCGGGCCGGAATGCGGGCGGCACACTCCATGAAGACGTGGTCGAGCACGGGGCAGCGCACCTCCAGGGAGACCGCCATGCTGGCCCGGTCGACCTTGGTGAGGATGTCCTCGGTGAGGTAGGTCTTGATGTCGAGATACTGGATCCTGGAGAGGTGGTCCGGGGCCGGCGCCCGGGCGTAGATCTCGCGGAAGAGGTCCCCCGTGCGATACCCGCCCAGGGCGCGGACCGCGTCGCGGCTCAGGACCTCGCCCTTGTCCCCGTCCTTGAAGGCGCTCACCGAGTGGAAGTAGGCGTCCGCGGGCTCCCGGGCCACGTTGGAGAGGAACGCCTTGCCCCGGAAGACCCGGGGAAGGTAGTCGGCCTTGGGGTAGAGCCGCCCGATCAGGCCGAAGATCGGCCGGCGCAGGGGGGAGGGCACGGCGTTGCGCACCAGGGTCTCCCGGGCGTCCATGTAGTAGCGGCGGTACCCCGCGAAGTTCTCGTCGCCCCCGTCCCCCGAGAGGGACACGGTGACGTTCTCCCGGGCGACCTTGGAGACGTAGTAGGTGGGCACCGCCGAGGAGTCGGCGAAGGGCTCGTCGTAGTGCCAGGCCAGCTCCTCGATGACCGGCACCGCGTCGGGGGTCACGTGGAATTCGTGGTGGTCGGTCCGGTAGAGCTCGGCCACCCGGCGGGCGTGCGCCGCCTCGTCGTAGGCCGCCACGCTGAACGAGATCGAGTTGGTG
This region of Thermodesulfobacteriota bacterium genomic DNA includes:
- a CDS encoding type VI secretion system tube protein Hcp, with product MAMDMFIKIGDIKGESQDSKHKDEIDVLAWSWGMSQSGTFHGGGGGGAGKVSVQDLSFTKWVDKASPVLFLMCCNGKQYPEALLTVRKAGEKPLEYLKIKMEKVMVTSVSTGGSGGEDRLTENVTLNFAKFSCDYVPQKPDGSGDAAVKMGWDIAKNEKV
- the tssC gene encoding type VI secretion system contractile sheath large subunit; this translates as MAEEKTQAQAGAQPAAAVAEVSEFASLLQKEFKPKSDQAREAVETAVRTLAAQALAQTRLVSEDALTTISAIIAEIDRKLTEQVNRILHHEDFQQLEGAWRGLHYLVNNTETDEMLKIRVLNISKKELGKTLKKYKGTAWDQSPLFKKLYEEEYGQFGGEPFGCLVGDYTFDHSPPDVELLGQIAQVSAASHAPFLTAAAPTVMQMDSWQELANPRDLTKIFQTPEYAAWRSLRESEDARYIGLAMPRFLARLPYGARTSPVEEFDFEEDVEGARHDKYTWANAAYAMAVNINRAFKLYGWCSRIRGVESGGAVEGLPTHTFPTDDGGVDMKCPTEIAISDRREAELAKNGFMPLVHKKNTDFAAFIGAQSLQKPAEYSDPDATANANLAARFPYLFASCRFAHYLKCIVRDKIGSFKEREEMQRWLQDWILQYVDGDPAHSSEETKAMKPLASAEVVVEEVEGNPGYYTSKFYLRPHYQLEGLTVSLRLVSKLPSAKGGG
- the tssB gene encoding type VI secretion system contractile sheath small subunit, coding for MAKMSSQKFIARNRAPRVQIEYDVELYGAEKKIQLPFVMGVLADLSGKPAEPLAPVADRKMLSIDVDNFDERLKAMKPRVAFQVPNTLTGEGNLNVDITFESMDDFSPAAVARKVDALNQLLQARTQLSNLMTYMDGKTGAEELIAKVLQDPALLQALASAPKPQTDAPAKEEG
- the tssA gene encoding type VI secretion system protein TssA produces the protein MSAIDVEELLQPVPGADPCGENLEYDPAFGELERAAQGKPEQQYGDTVIPAEAPDWSAVKKQAAALLGWSKDLRAAVYLARALARTDGLAGLADGLDLVKGLVERYWEGLHPRLDPEDDNDPTLRVNCIASLRDPEATLRAVREAPLVASPALGRYSLRDVQAATGLLALPPGAGAPPDPGVVEAAFRGCELGALQETARVLGRCLEGVTGIETLVTEQVGAAQAPDLEELRELLRSGAKVVDEALGKRGVSGGAAADGGSAVQGAPAGAAARPAVAPAAPGQIATREDVVRALDGVCEYFARHEPSSPVPLLLRRAQRLVSKSFLEIVRDLAPDGVAQVETIRGPEEGG
- a CDS encoding glycosyltransferase; the protein is MPAPVRVAHVLYSFGTGGLEKGIATVVRGASPGFAHTVVCLTGSGASERLLPPATPVVALGKPPGNSPAFLWRLSRVLRRLAPDVVHTRNWSGIDGVLAARLAGLQDVVHGEHGWGMDDPEGSSPRRLRVRRFVQRWVREYTCVSQAMVGWLRREVGVRRPITQIYNGIDALRYRPGPEGQALRETLGIAPNSFVLGVVGRLDPIKDHATLFRAFSRLHAADVGARLLVLGDGPERSRLESEAGEGVLFLGDRREVPELLRVLDVFVLPSRNEGISNTILEAMAAGLPVVATRVGGNPELVQDGLTGALVPPGDALALAAALEHYRAQPEAARTHGEAGRARVLERFAVDRMVASYEAVWARVAARCRRRDGG
- the asnB gene encoding asparagine synthase (glutamine-hydrolyzing); protein product: MCGIAGIYHRNGAPVAPDVLVRMTRTLVHRGPDEEGYFVNGPSEGWAAALGEKAGAEGPPPLRGGLAKGAGNVGLGHRRLSIIDLSTGQQPLANEDGTVWVSFNGEIYNFQELHRELQVLGHRFRTHSDTEVIVHAWEEWGAEAVKRFRGMFAFALWDERRQVLWLARDRVGKKPLYYLADADRFVFGSELKAVLGAPGVPRDLDLTALSDYLSLLYVPSPKSIFRAVRKLPAAHSALVTRDGVAVAPYWDLTFEPREDRSEEEVIEELLGVLEEATRLRMISEVPLGAFLSGGVDSSAVVALMARASPGRPVLTNSISFSVAAYDEAAHARRVAELYRTDHHEFHVTPDAVPVIEELAWHYDEPFADSSAVPTYYVSKVARENVTVSLSGDGGDENFAGYRRYYMDARETLVRNAVPSPLRRPIFGLIGRLYPKADYLPRVFRGKAFLSNVAREPADAYFHSVSAFKDGDKGEVLSRDAVRALGGYRTGDLFREIYARAPAPDHLSRIQYLDIKTYLTEDILTKVDRASMAVSLEVRCPVLDHVFMECAARIPARLKLVGLEGKHIFKKALKRYLPDDILYRKKMGFGVPILEWLRGDLREYGRDLVLEGGATRDYLDRTYLERLWSEHQSGLRNRATELWVVMMLNLWHRRFVQAPGG